The sequence below is a genomic window from Methylotuvimicrobium alcaliphilum 20Z.
ATTTGAACCAGCATCGAGTGATGCCAGTTTTCGTCGCTATTTCAGAATATACTCACAAGGGACGACTTACATTGTCATGGACGCGCCACCCGACAAAGAAAATATCGAGGCGTTTATCAAGGTCGCCAAGCTTTTGTCTGTTCCCGGGATCCATGTGCCGACAATTTTTCAATCGAACCTCACACACGGCTTTTTATTACTCGAAGACTTCGGTAAAACCAGCTACTTGGACTGCCTTAAATCATCGAACGCGGACCGTTTGTATCAAGCCGCTCTCGACAGCTTGTTTCAACAACAAACGCTCATTGCGCTCGACAACCTCGAAATACCTCATTACGATCGACCGCTGCTTATTCGGGAACTAGGTATTTTCGAGGAATGGTTTGCTTCGCATTTCCTGAACACCCCCACCCCCGAAACGCTCAGAATCGAAGTCAATGAATTACTAATTAATTCAGCCTTAGAACAACCTTTAACCTTCGTGCACCGAGACTATCATTCGCGCAATCTGATGAACCTAGGCAACGGCAAACCTGGAATAATCGATTTCCAGGATGCCGTAATAGGCCCTATCACCTACGATTTGGTATCGCTGCTGAAAGATTGCTATGTCAGTTGGCCGAAAGCGCAAATCGATCATTGGAGAAACGGTTATTTTCAGCGCCTTCTTCAACATGGAACGATCGACTGCAGTCAAGCGCAATTCAAACGTTGGTTCGACCTGATGGGTTTACAGCGCCACTTAAAAGCCATCGGTATTTTCACGAGATTACACTTACGAGACAGAAAGTCCGCTTATCTTAATGATATTCCTCGAACAATAAATTATGTTACCGAAACCAGCACCCACTATCCCGAACTATTCGAATTTGCAGACT
It includes:
- a CDS encoding aminoglycoside phosphotransferase family protein: MTNEDPRAALMLDWLSNDLSLAIDRFEPASSDASFRRYFRIYSQGTTYIVMDAPPDKENIEAFIKVAKLLSVPGIHVPTIFQSNLTHGFLLLEDFGKTSYLDCLKSSNADRLYQAALDSLFQQQTLIALDNLEIPHYDRPLLIRELGIFEEWFASHFLNTPTPETLRIEVNELLINSALEQPLTFVHRDYHSRNLMNLGNGKPGIIDFQDAVIGPITYDLVSLLKDCYVSWPKAQIDHWRNGYFQRLLQHGTIDCSQAQFKRWFDLMGLQRHLKAIGIFTRLHLRDRKSAYLNDIPRTINYVTETSTHYPELFEFADFLNRQILPAFRRIA